A region of Shinella zoogloeoides DNA encodes the following proteins:
- a CDS encoding ImuA family protein — MANHALNPVLAELRERIGQLEGGVARARSVLPFAVPEIDRALPGGGLAIGALHEVAGGGGGTVDGAAAALFSAGVAARTKGKVLWCMTRPDLFFPAISQAGLHPDRVVFCESDREVEVLSSMEEGLSFGGLSCVVGELVRLSMTASRRLQLAAEKTGSMAIVLRRWRRQNEASDYGQPTASTTRWRISTLPSERLPVAGVGRARWLAELMRVKAGECAEFEIGAPDDTGRICLLPTSGDRADQTTRWRSLAG, encoded by the coding sequence GTGGCCAACCATGCCCTCAATCCCGTGCTTGCCGAGCTTCGCGAGCGCATTGGCCAGCTTGAAGGCGGGGTCGCTCGCGCCCGCTCCGTGCTGCCCTTTGCCGTTCCGGAGATCGACCGGGCCTTGCCGGGAGGAGGGCTGGCCATCGGCGCACTGCATGAGGTTGCCGGCGGGGGAGGCGGCACGGTCGACGGTGCGGCTGCCGCGCTGTTTTCCGCGGGCGTCGCCGCCCGGACGAAGGGTAAGGTCTTGTGGTGCATGACGCGCCCGGACCTCTTCTTCCCGGCGATCTCGCAGGCCGGCCTTCATCCTGACCGGGTCGTTTTCTGCGAAAGCGATCGGGAGGTGGAGGTGCTGTCCTCCATGGAGGAGGGGCTGTCTTTCGGCGGTCTCTCCTGCGTCGTCGGCGAGCTCGTCCGCCTGTCGATGACAGCCTCGCGCCGCCTGCAGCTCGCGGCGGAGAAGACCGGCAGCATGGCGATCGTGCTGCGGCGCTGGCGGCGGCAAAACGAGGCGTCGGACTATGGGCAGCCGACGGCCTCAACCACACGCTGGCGCATCAGCACCTTGCCGTCCGAGCGGTTGCCGGTGGCCGGCGTCGGGCGGGCGCGGTGGCTGGCGGAACTGATGCGCGTCAAAGCAGGCGAATGCGCCGAATTCGAAATTGGAGCCCCTGATGACACGGGTCGTATCTGTCTACTTCCCACATCTGGCGACAGAGCGGATCAGACGACACGCTGGCGAAGCCTTGCCGGCTGA
- a CDS encoding ATP-dependent helicase: MTATYLDKLNDRQREAVEHGVGLADGAIGGPLLIIAGAGSGKTSTLAHRVAHLIVNGADPRRILLMTFSRRAATEMTRRVQRICRQVLGDNAAIMTDALAWAGTFHGIGARLLRMYAEQIGLGVDFTIHDREDSADLMNIVRHQLGFSKTENRFPTKGTCIAIYSRVVNSEASIGEVLKASYPWAVEWERELKELFAGYVEAKQAQNVMDYDDLLLYWAQMLSDPDLADDVGGRFDYVLVDEYQDTNRLQAAILMSLKPGGRGLTVVGDDAQSIYSFRAATIRNILDFPNEFSPKPADVITLDRNYRSTQPILAAANGVIGLARERYTKNLWTDRASEQRPLLVTVKDETDQAAYIVEQVLANREVGVPLKQQAVLFRSSNHSSALEIELTRRNVPFVKYGGLKFLDAAHVKDLLAVLRFAQNPRDRVAGFRLLQLLPGVGPQTAGRILDTITADPEPLQSLAEIPPPPKSGDDWPAFVTLVSALRKAEAGWPAEIGAVRMWYEPHLDRIHEDADTRKADLLQLEQIASGYPSRERFLTELTLDPPDATSDQAGVPLLDEDYLILSTIHSAKGQEWRSVFMLNVIDGCIPSDLGTGTTAELEEERRLLYVGMTRARDSLALITPLRFYTYGQNSQGDRYVSVSKSRFIPATLLQYFEVTSWPKISAAAGERSTRNVRIDVGARMRSMWQ, encoded by the coding sequence ATGACGGCGACATATCTCGACAAACTCAACGACCGCCAGCGGGAGGCGGTCGAGCATGGCGTCGGTCTGGCGGATGGCGCGATCGGTGGGCCGCTGCTGATCATCGCGGGCGCCGGCTCCGGCAAAACAAGCACGCTAGCGCACCGCGTCGCGCATCTGATCGTCAATGGCGCCGATCCGCGCCGCATCCTGCTGATGACGTTTTCCCGCCGCGCGGCTACGGAAATGACGCGCCGCGTGCAGAGGATCTGCCGGCAGGTGCTTGGCGATAATGCCGCGATCATGACCGATGCACTCGCATGGGCAGGGACTTTCCATGGCATCGGTGCACGGCTCTTACGCATGTATGCGGAACAGATCGGGCTCGGTGTCGATTTCACGATCCATGACCGAGAAGACAGCGCGGACCTGATGAACATTGTCCGCCACCAGCTCGGATTCTCGAAGACAGAAAACCGCTTCCCCACCAAGGGCACCTGCATCGCGATCTATTCGCGGGTGGTCAACTCGGAGGCGTCGATCGGCGAGGTCCTGAAGGCTTCCTATCCATGGGCTGTCGAATGGGAGCGCGAGCTGAAGGAGCTTTTTGCCGGCTATGTCGAAGCCAAGCAGGCGCAGAACGTCATGGATTACGACGACCTCCTTCTCTACTGGGCGCAGATGCTCTCGGACCCGGACCTGGCGGACGACGTAGGCGGTCGCTTCGATTACGTGTTGGTGGACGAATACCAGGATACCAATCGCCTGCAGGCTGCCATCCTGATGTCGCTGAAGCCGGGCGGGCGGGGCCTCACGGTCGTCGGCGACGACGCGCAATCGATCTATTCGTTCCGTGCGGCGACCATCCGCAATATCCTCGATTTCCCGAACGAGTTTTCGCCGAAGCCGGCCGACGTCATCACGCTCGACCGCAACTACCGTTCGACGCAGCCGATCCTGGCGGCGGCCAATGGCGTTATCGGCCTGGCCCGGGAGCGCTATACGAAAAACCTCTGGACCGATCGCGCATCGGAGCAGCGGCCGCTGTTGGTCACGGTGAAGGACGAGACGGACCAGGCCGCCTATATCGTCGAGCAGGTGCTGGCCAACCGCGAGGTGGGTGTTCCCCTGAAGCAGCAGGCCGTGCTATTCCGCAGCTCCAACCATTCCAGCGCGCTTGAAATCGAGCTGACCCGCCGGAACGTGCCCTTCGTGAAGTACGGTGGCTTGAAATTCCTCGATGCCGCCCACGTCAAGGACCTGCTCGCCGTTCTGCGCTTTGCCCAGAACCCGCGCGATCGCGTTGCCGGCTTCCGGTTGCTCCAGCTTCTTCCGGGCGTCGGGCCGCAGACGGCCGGCAGGATCCTCGACACGATTACCGCCGATCCAGAGCCGCTTCAGTCGCTCGCCGAGATCCCGCCGCCGCCCAAGAGCGGTGACGACTGGCCCGCCTTCGTCACGCTCGTTTCCGCCTTGCGCAAGGCCGAGGCCGGCTGGCCGGCGGAGATCGGCGCGGTGAGGATGTGGTACGAGCCGCATCTCGACCGCATTCACGAGGATGCGGACACGCGCAAGGCCGATCTCCTTCAGCTCGAACAGATCGCCAGCGGCTATCCAAGCCGGGAACGCTTCCTGACGGAACTGACCCTTGATCCCCCGGACGCCACCAGCGACCAGGCCGGCGTGCCACTGCTCGACGAGGACTATCTGATCCTCTCAACCATCCACTCGGCCAAGGGACAGGAGTGGCGGTCGGTGTTCATGCTCAACGTCATCGACGGCTGCATTCCGTCCGACCTGGGCACGGGGACAACCGCCGAGCTGGAAGAGGAACGCCGGCTACTCTATGTCGGCATGACGCGGGCGCGCGACAGCCTCGCCCTCATCACGCCGCTGCGCTTCTATACCTATGGGCAGAATTCCCAGGGCGATCGTTACGTCTCGGTCTCAAAGAGCCGATTCATTCCTGCAACCTTGTTGCAATATTTCGAGGTGACAAGCTGGCCCAAGATCAGCGCAGCAGCCGGCGAACGGAGCACGCGGAACGTCCGCATCGATGTGGGTGCACGGATGCGCTCGATGTGGCAATGA
- a CDS encoding Y-family DNA polymerase, with amino-acid sequence MTRVVSVYFPHLATERIRRHAGEALPADKPLVVIARRGSKRWISAADPAAMKLGLRVGMPASKAQAMVADLTMVDAAPAEDAAALERLALWALRQYSPVVAIDGADGLVIDTEGADHLQGGEDLLITGLVNRLRGHGLTARAAVSDTWGASHAIARLISAEATVVPVGNVAKAVVDLPILALRLPAETVQGLRVLGIDTVGQLSAMPRAPLTLRFGADPARRLDQLFGRIAEPIEPIRTPELVEVSKNFAEPIGAAETIAKYVRRLVDQLSVKLAENGLGARRCDLAIHRVDNTRQHLRAGLAKPVRDPERLSKLLCDRIETIDPGFGIEKLVLVAVFAEPLEERQVVSSLIEEEIADITPLVDILGNRGHRLFRVAPVASDVPERSVRRIPATAPDIGQIWANKWPRPSRLLANPERIDVMALLPDQPPVVFTWRGKRRKVVRADGPERIFGEWWTRPREFQAVRDYFVVEDELGERYWVYRAGDGIDPETGSHLWFLHGVFG; translated from the coding sequence ATGACACGGGTCGTATCTGTCTACTTCCCACATCTGGCGACAGAGCGGATCAGACGACACGCTGGCGAAGCCTTGCCGGCTGACAAGCCGCTCGTCGTGATCGCGCGGCGTGGATCGAAGCGCTGGATCTCGGCTGCCGATCCGGCTGCCATGAAGCTCGGGCTGCGCGTCGGAATGCCGGCGAGCAAGGCGCAGGCCATGGTCGCCGATCTCACGATGGTCGATGCCGCACCGGCCGAAGATGCGGCCGCGCTCGAGCGGCTCGCGCTCTGGGCGCTTCGGCAATATAGCCCGGTGGTGGCCATCGATGGCGCTGACGGCCTGGTCATCGACACCGAGGGCGCCGACCATCTCCAGGGCGGCGAGGATCTCCTCATCACGGGCCTGGTCAATCGGCTGCGTGGCCATGGCCTGACAGCAAGAGCGGCCGTCTCGGATACCTGGGGCGCCTCGCACGCGATCGCCCGGCTGATCTCGGCGGAGGCGACCGTGGTTCCGGTCGGCAATGTGGCGAAAGCCGTGGTCGACCTGCCGATCCTCGCCTTGCGGCTTCCGGCCGAGACGGTCCAGGGCCTTCGGGTTCTCGGCATCGATACAGTCGGCCAGCTTTCCGCCATGCCGCGTGCGCCGCTCACCCTGCGCTTTGGGGCAGACCCAGCACGCCGGCTCGACCAGTTGTTCGGCCGGATCGCCGAGCCGATCGAACCGATCCGCACGCCGGAACTGGTCGAGGTGTCGAAAAATTTCGCGGAGCCCATCGGCGCGGCGGAGACCATCGCAAAATATGTCAGGCGGCTGGTCGATCAGCTCTCGGTCAAGCTGGCGGAGAATGGCCTTGGGGCGCGCCGCTGTGACCTTGCCATCCACCGGGTCGACAATACGCGCCAGCATCTTCGCGCCGGTCTCGCCAAGCCGGTGCGCGATCCAGAACGCTTGTCGAAACTGCTCTGCGATCGGATTGAGACGATCGATCCTGGCTTCGGCATCGAGAAGCTGGTTCTGGTGGCGGTCTTCGCCGAGCCGCTGGAAGAACGGCAGGTGGTCTCCTCGCTCATCGAGGAGGAGATTGCCGATATCACGCCCCTCGTCGACATCCTCGGCAATCGCGGTCATCGATTGTTCCGGGTCGCGCCGGTGGCCTCTGATGTGCCGGAACGATCGGTGCGGCGAATTCCCGCGACAGCGCCCGATATCGGTCAGATCTGGGCCAACAAATGGCCTCGGCCGTCGCGGCTGCTCGCAAACCCCGAGCGGATCGACGTCATGGCGCTCCTGCCGGACCAGCCGCCGGTCGTGTTCACCTGGCGCGGCAAAAGGCGAAAGGTCGTTCGCGCCGACGGCCCGGAACGGATCTTCGGAGAATGGTGGACGCGGCCGCGCGAATTCCAGGCCGTCAGGGACTACTTCGTGGTCGAGGACGAGCTTGGCGAGCGCTACTGGGTTTATCGTGCCGGCGACGGCATAGATCCGGAGACCGGCTCCCACCTGTGGTTCCTGCATGGGGTGTTCGGATGA
- the dinB gene encoding DNA polymerase IV translates to MDRRDAIETTAVNSEREERIRRIIHVDMDAFYASVEQRDNPDLRGKPVAVGSSAARGVVAAASYEARAFGVRSALPSVTAKRRCPDLIFVPPRFDVYRAVSGQIREIFSEHTDLIEPLSLDEAYLDVTENKQGIPIATEIATIIRARIKEVTGLNASAGISYCKFLAKMASDLNKPNGQAVITPRHGPGFVDELAVEKFHGVGPATAARMEKLGILTGADLKAKPLAFLQEHFGKSGRWYHDIARGIDNRPVQPDRPRKSVGAEDTFMTDIFDLQAARAEITPLVEKVWRHCEAKDLRGKTVTLKVKYADFQTITRSRTAAVSVAAAGEMEAIAPALLDGLFPTEKGIRLLGITVSSFAEESAADPDQLAFTI, encoded by the coding sequence ATGGACAGACGGGACGCGATCGAAACGACGGCAGTGAATTCGGAACGCGAAGAGAGGATCCGGCGCATCATCCATGTGGACATGGATGCGTTCTATGCCTCCGTCGAACAGCGCGACAATCCGGACCTGCGCGGCAAGCCGGTTGCCGTCGGCAGCTCCGCGGCGCGCGGCGTCGTCGCTGCTGCCAGTTACGAGGCACGCGCCTTTGGAGTACGCTCCGCCCTCCCGTCCGTGACCGCGAAACGGCGCTGCCCGGACCTCATATTCGTGCCGCCGCGTTTTGACGTCTACCGCGCCGTCTCCGGGCAAATCCGCGAGATTTTCTCCGAGCACACGGACCTGATCGAACCGCTCTCCTTGGATGAAGCCTATTTGGATGTGACGGAAAACAAGCAGGGCATCCCGATCGCCACTGAAATCGCAACCATCATCCGGGCACGCATCAAGGAGGTCACCGGCCTCAATGCATCGGCCGGCATTTCCTATTGCAAGTTCCTCGCCAAGATGGCGAGCGACCTCAACAAGCCGAACGGTCAGGCCGTCATCACGCCGAGACATGGACCCGGCTTTGTCGATGAGTTGGCGGTCGAGAAGTTTCATGGCGTCGGGCCGGCGACCGCGGCGCGGATGGAGAAGCTCGGCATCCTTACGGGCGCCGACTTGAAGGCGAAGCCCCTCGCCTTCCTTCAGGAGCATTTCGGAAAATCCGGGCGCTGGTATCACGACATTGCCCGCGGCATCGATAATCGCCCGGTCCAGCCGGACCGCCCGCGCAAATCCGTCGGGGCCGAAGACACCTTCATGACCGACATCTTCGATCTGCAGGCGGCGCGCGCAGAGATCACACCTCTGGTCGAAAAGGTCTGGCGGCATTGTGAGGCAAAGGACCTTCGCGGGAAAACGGTCACGCTGAAGGTGAAGTATGCCGACTTCCAGACCATCACCCGCAGCAGGACGGCAGCCGTCTCGGTCGCGGCGGCGGGTGAGATGGAAGCGATTGCACCGGCGCTGCTCGATGGCCTTTTCCCGACCGAAAAGGGTATCCGTCTTCTCGGCATCACCGTGTCGTCGTTCGCCGAAGAGTCCGCTGCCGATCCCGACCAGCTCGCGTTCACGATATAG